CGGCACCTGAAGCTTTCTACATTTGGATCAGATTCCTTGTCAGATATTTTGATGAGATGAACCTACGACGTTGTCCAAGAAGGCAGGGAACTTCCAGATGACCACGGAAGCAGCGCATAGAACCCTATGATGGCCGTTGAGAAACAACACAGCCGTATCGAAGCTTCAATATGATACTCACGCGAACTCGATGATACCATCAACAGCCATAACAGTAGCCATCTGCCGGTCCATGTTCAATTTTCCTCTATGAATCCAACCGATACTACACTGAAGCGTTGTCGAAACGATACTGATTACGATCCAGGCGTAGAAGAAAGATGAAGTGAGCCAAGAACGAGCGGACTTGGGTTGTCGCACAGCTCGCATGAGATGGTACCAGTAAAGGCCTTCCTCAGCATTCAGCGAAGTCTGAAGGCTGAAAGCGGCTGACGAAaatcatcattcatcaaTCATGCTTTTAGATTAAGAAATATCGTTTGACTGAACACGTACTGTTGAATATGATGGTGAGGGGAATGTTCAGCTTGACATATCTTCGACTAAACATTTCGCTGGGATACGGTATTGCTCCATATCCTTCCGCATATATCCACCCCAGTTTATATTTTATGTAACACCATCCTGCGCCCCAGGTAAAGAGACAGAAGATGGATGCCAGGAGCATCCACTGTATCTTGATTAGCTTCGTGACTTCCTTTGCAATGGTGTTAGATTGATAGGTGACAGCTCACGGTCAAAAGAACTCTGAACCactccttcttctttggaATAAGGCATTTGCACTTATCAAATTTGTATGCGTGGTGGACAGAGATAATTAAAGCCTTCATTTCGTAAATGAATCAGCAATATGCCTCGCAAAAGACCCAGACCAGTGGGGACGCAAAAAAAGGAACTGACCGATGCACTGAGGACAGATACCAAGGACATACTGGTGTCATTCGCTGTAGCCATGGTGAAAATGTCGTCCTGGAACGAATCAAAGAGATATAAATAATAGGCGTTAGTAGTGTATTTCTGTGCAAATCGGCGAATTGGGAGATGTTTGACATGCAAGATCAACGTCTGGCCTGTCATCGATTCCTCTTTGcaatatatatatatatatatatatttCGGTGGATCAGGGTCATCTCAGAGGTCAAGCCTTAGCCTTGAGAGGTCAGCGATGGGAAGGTACGACCATAATTCAATCAAAGGGATGAGATATATCGCCGAATGCCGGGCATAACCATCTTGCTGCACGTATCCAGGGACAAAACCAATCTCGGAAACACAAACACAAAACTGCCGACAGTACTCACTACAAATTCGATCCACACCATCAACGGCCAAAGGATAGAGAAACGGCATTGAAGGACGACAGGATGTTTAATCGGTAACGGAGGGCCCGAAAACGAAAGACGAAGGACATAAGGACGAAAGACGATTGCTTGACATAAGAACCATCACGATAAAAATATCCATCAACTGCAAAAAATGTCAAGGAGGCCACCTTCCTTTGCTTACGGAGATACCCAACATCCATGGTCATCTTAAACGCGGGGAGTCAAGTCTGTCTTGATCATTTATTTTCTGGCGACGGACATGTAAAGATTCGAGTCTTTCAGTGTGCGAGAAATAAACCTCTGCCGATGCTACTCAATGAAGGATTATAATATTACAACCTTTCTTCAGA
The sequence above is drawn from the Cryptococcus gattii WM276 chromosome N, complete sequence genome and encodes:
- a CDS encoding Hypothetical Protein (Similar to TIGR gene model, INSD accession AAW47154.1) — protein: MATANDTSMSLVSVLSASALIISVHHAYKFDKCKCLIPKKKEWFRVLLTWMLLASIFCLFTWGAGWCYIKYKLGWIYAEGYGAIPYPSEMFSRRYVKLNIPLTIIFNTAFSLQTSLNAEEGLYWYHLMRAVRQPKSARSWLTSSFFYAWIVISIVSTTLQCSIGWIHRGKLNMDRQMATVMAVDGIIEFAVLCAASVVIWKFPAFLDNVKASGAGPEVRSRLHFYHEANKVRTFFRFLYSSCMVVLGIDGLTERRLIANLLSQMIFGSFFFMLIISVMLYLPRNWYPEGSQRNNIMVGAPRNTLNNDHAQLASGVALMSLLREGGQWDTDDMRTKELQGEIPYNLNDPKIYSPEEPLTSKEMNWELERDPGLGVPNVLENFTSPIAIPVKENNMPTEIRIRVEQEVHEDRGESYV